From a region of the Desulfuromonas sp. KJ2020 genome:
- a CDS encoding methyl-accepting chemotaxis protein, which yields MPLQMSRFNQKVVSRVLPSLQRGARKAAETLASRLRSSKPEPGAETSATDLSVTEGVMALEQVTQILFTDLQEKFNGQFASMRSENTQVQGILDDAINRLVQGFTGLEQQTRQQQQLSLQLTGKAEKSGEAPEGKQSLAAFLSEIETMLHGFVEAAEKNGQVAERLIREMQQTNSRFATVLGQLGEIRTIARQTNMLALNAAIEAARAGEAGKGFAVVAEEVRNLSARSNRFSDQISDAVSGISDGLGAVGAAMEQMAAQDASMVADARNRVVGLLQKSREFDSQVEQSAARISTIAESVGLEVRSLVTSLQFQDMAHQVLGHVNGRIEVLEAVLNDLSSLPLGKSADEGEEGETTDGNFRLRALRDVLGQAAILVEQAQHNPVSQKTLDEGSIELF from the coding sequence ATGCCGTTACAGATGTCCCGATTCAATCAGAAAGTTGTCAGCCGGGTTCTGCCGTCCCTGCAAAGAGGTGCCCGAAAAGCGGCCGAGACGCTGGCCAGTCGGCTGCGTTCCTCCAAGCCAGAGCCGGGTGCGGAAACTTCGGCTACTGATTTGTCCGTTACCGAGGGGGTGATGGCGTTGGAGCAGGTGACCCAGATCCTCTTTACCGACCTGCAGGAAAAGTTCAACGGCCAGTTCGCCAGCATGCGTTCGGAAAACACTCAGGTGCAGGGCATTCTCGACGACGCCATCAACCGGCTGGTGCAGGGCTTTACCGGCCTTGAGCAGCAGACGCGGCAGCAGCAGCAGCTGTCGTTGCAGCTGACCGGCAAGGCGGAGAAAAGCGGGGAGGCGCCCGAAGGCAAGCAGTCGCTGGCCGCCTTCCTGTCCGAAATCGAAACCATGCTGCACGGCTTCGTCGAGGCGGCGGAAAAGAACGGGCAGGTGGCCGAACGCCTCATCCGCGAGATGCAGCAGACCAACAGCCGCTTCGCCACGGTGCTTGGCCAGCTAGGAGAAATCCGCACCATCGCCCGGCAGACCAACATGCTGGCACTCAATGCCGCCATCGAGGCGGCCCGGGCCGGCGAGGCCGGCAAGGGCTTCGCGGTGGTGGCCGAAGAGGTACGCAACCTGTCGGCCCGCTCCAACCGCTTCAGCGATCAGATCAGCGACGCCGTCAGCGGCATCTCCGACGGTCTGGGGGCGGTGGGTGCCGCCATGGAACAGATGGCCGCCCAGGACGCCAGCATGGTCGCCGACGCCAGAAATCGGGTGGTGGGTCTTTTGCAGAAGAGTCGCGAATTCGACAGCCAGGTGGAACAGTCCGCCGCCCGGATCTCCACTATCGCCGAGAGCGTTGGCCTCGAGGTGCGCTCCCTGGTCACTTCCCTGCAATTTCAGGATATGGCCCATCAGGTGCTCGGCCATGTCAACGGGCGCATCGAGGTGCTCGAAGCGGTGCTGAACGATCTCTCTTCTCTGCCTCTGGGGAAATCGGCGGATGAGGGGGAAGAAGGTGAGACAACCGATGGAAACTTCCGTCTACGGGCCCTCCGGGACGTCCTCGGGCAGGCGGCCATTCTGGTGGAGCAGGCCCAGCACAACCCCGTCTCCCAGAAGACCCTGGATGAAGGCTCCATCGAACTCTTTTAA
- a CDS encoding sigma-54 dependent transcriptional regulator → MPIRHNKSLLLVDDEPLWLRALSRTLQRSGGFADIIECQDSRQVLGILAERPVSLILLDLTMPHLPGDELLPLLVEQYPEIPVIVNTALNQVETAVQCMQLGAFDFLVKTSEEGPLLAGIHRALRFLELQGENRALQQQVLNEELRNPEAFSRIHTQNCRMLALFRYLEAVAPSGQPVLITGESGAGKELLARAVHLLSRKAEPWVPVNVAGLDDNVFSDTLFGHVRGAFTGADQHRPGMIEQAAGGTLFLDEIGDLSPLSQVKLLRLLQEGEYLPLGSDKPKRCRARIVVATNQDLELLQKQGRFRKDLYYRLRGHHAQVPALRQRRDDLPLLLEYFLAEAAEELGKKRPTPPPELLALLGSYHFPGNVRELRAMVYDAVSLHESGKLSMAAFKKAMGESSGGTELSGEDETAASVTCSFPPRLPSIEDAVSQLVDEAMRRAQGNQGIAAGMLGISRQALSKRLKKNSTSS, encoded by the coding sequence ATGCCCATACGTCACAACAAGTCCTTGCTGCTGGTCGATGATGAACCCCTGTGGCTGCGGGCGCTGAGCCGCACCCTGCAACGCAGCGGCGGTTTTGCCGACATCATCGAATGCCAGGACAGCCGTCAGGTGCTGGGGATTCTGGCCGAACGCCCGGTGAGCCTGATCCTGCTCGATCTGACCATGCCCCATCTGCCGGGCGATGAACTGCTCCCCCTGCTCGTCGAGCAGTATCCCGAGATCCCCGTTATCGTCAACACGGCTTTGAACCAGGTCGAAACGGCTGTGCAATGCATGCAGCTCGGCGCTTTTGATTTTCTGGTGAAGACCTCGGAAGAAGGTCCCCTGCTGGCCGGAATCCATCGTGCCCTGCGCTTTCTCGAACTGCAGGGTGAAAACCGTGCTCTGCAGCAGCAGGTGCTCAACGAAGAGCTTCGCAACCCCGAAGCCTTCAGCCGCATTCACACCCAAAATTGCCGCATGCTGGCCCTGTTCCGCTACCTCGAAGCCGTGGCGCCAAGCGGGCAGCCGGTGCTCATTACGGGTGAGAGCGGCGCCGGCAAGGAATTGCTGGCCAGGGCTGTCCATCTGCTCAGCCGCAAAGCAGAGCCCTGGGTCCCCGTCAATGTGGCGGGGCTCGATGACAATGTCTTCTCCGATACCCTTTTTGGCCATGTGCGCGGCGCCTTCACCGGTGCCGATCAGCATCGTCCCGGGATGATCGAGCAGGCCGCGGGGGGCACGCTCTTTCTCGATGAAATCGGCGATCTCAGTCCCCTCTCCCAGGTCAAGCTCCTGCGGCTGCTGCAGGAGGGAGAATACCTGCCCCTGGGCAGCGACAAGCCCAAGCGTTGCCGGGCGCGTATCGTGGTGGCCACCAACCAGGACCTGGAGTTGCTGCAGAAGCAGGGGCGTTTCCGCAAGGATCTGTACTACCGTCTGCGCGGTCACCACGCCCAGGTACCGGCCCTGCGCCAGCGCCGCGACGACCTGCCCTTGCTGCTCGAATATTTTCTGGCCGAAGCCGCCGAGGAGCTGGGCAAAAAACGCCCCACGCCACCCCCCGAACTCCTGGCCTTGCTCGGCAGCTATCATTTTCCCGGTAATGTCCGCGAGCTGCGGGCCATGGTCTATGACGCTGTCAGCCTGCATGAATCGGGCAAACTCTCCATGGCGGCCTTCAAAAAGGCTATGGGAGAATCCAGCGGCGGGACTGAGCTCTCCGGTGAGGACGAGACGGCGGCCTCTGTGACCTGCTCTTTCCCCCCCCGACTTCCCAGCATCGAAGACGCGGTATCGCAGCTGGTTGATGAAGCCATGCGCCGGGCCCAGGGGAATCAGGGCATCGCCGCCGGCATGCTCGGCATATCTCGGCAGGCTTTGAGTAAAAGGCTGAAAAAAAACTCCACCTCGTCGTGA
- a CDS encoding DUF3365 domain-containing protein: MRLRTRLTLAMLLFFAVSLFLVEILRYQGVQWEVRDLMLKEARALHSMVMAIRQVYHHQFLDSGLPLTDETLGFLPAHALRRISVDFSNRNPSGISFNNVSENPRNPDNLADDIERQAIAYFRGNPAETERLHVYQLESGQTIYHYATPIRTEAYCLTCHGQSATAPASIRARYDAGYDYGVGQLVGIFSIKMPGFAIKSMTNRLFWMNLVDHLTGYLILFIALIAMLSVFILNRLRPLRQAALAVAAGDYRFTLPKGPDDEIGEVSTAFKDMATTIAEREQSLRESEQQKRELSDQLKTLLDGIPDILHLLDRNFKIVWANKSSADYLGITPDEMVGRTCHYKSDIPCSNCPSRVAFSTGQTAEEVISTPDGRIWGVKAFPLKDEKGTVHQVIELASDITEKLKLREEANQSSRLASLGELTAGVAHEINNPNALILLNLPLLQDVFDESLPILDTHFRTNPDGELAGFPYHRMREEIPQVLDEVQGGARRIKRIVEDLKDFVRRERTDRQENFLLNEAVQAALRLVANPIHKATDHLVTHYGADMPLLLGNMQRIEQVIINLVVNACQALPDRSRSITIRTSFDAPASEAVLEVADQGVGIAPENLPRLTESFFTTRREEGGTGLGLSVSARIVREHGGTLSFESNPGEGTRVILRLPVAPEE; encoded by the coding sequence ATGCGGCTGCGTACCCGTCTGACCTTAGCCATGCTTCTCTTCTTTGCAGTATCCCTCTTTCTAGTCGAAATTCTACGGTACCAGGGGGTGCAGTGGGAAGTACGCGACCTCATGCTGAAAGAGGCACGCGCCCTGCACAGCATGGTTATGGCTATCCGCCAAGTCTATCACCACCAGTTCCTTGACAGTGGCCTGCCCCTGACTGACGAGACCCTCGGCTTTCTTCCGGCTCATGCCCTGCGGCGCATTTCGGTCGACTTTTCCAACCGCAATCCAAGCGGTATCAGTTTCAACAACGTCTCTGAAAACCCCCGCAATCCCGACAATCTGGCAGATGATATCGAGCGCCAGGCTATCGCCTATTTTCGCGGAAATCCTGCCGAGACAGAGCGACTGCACGTCTACCAGCTAGAGTCAGGTCAAACGATCTACCATTACGCCACCCCCATCCGTACGGAAGCTTACTGCCTCACCTGCCACGGCCAGAGCGCTACCGCTCCTGCCAGCATCCGTGCCCGCTATGATGCCGGCTATGACTATGGTGTCGGGCAACTCGTTGGCATTTTTAGCATCAAGATGCCGGGGTTTGCGATTAAATCCATGACCAACCGTCTGTTCTGGATGAATCTCGTCGACCACCTCACCGGTTATCTCATCCTCTTTATTGCGCTTATCGCCATGCTCAGCGTCTTTATTCTCAATCGCTTACGGCCTCTGCGCCAGGCTGCCCTGGCCGTGGCGGCTGGCGACTACCGGTTTACCTTGCCTAAAGGGCCGGATGATGAAATCGGCGAAGTTTCGACAGCGTTCAAGGACATGGCCACGACCATTGCCGAGCGAGAGCAGTCTTTGCGGGAAAGCGAGCAGCAGAAACGCGAGCTTTCTGATCAATTGAAAACACTATTAGACGGCATACCCGATATCCTGCACTTGTTGGACCGCAATTTTAAGATCGTCTGGGCCAATAAGAGTTCGGCCGATTATTTGGGTATCACGCCGGACGAGATGGTGGGCAGAACCTGCCATTACAAATCCGATATTCCCTGCAGCAATTGTCCCTCTCGGGTTGCCTTTTCGACGGGTCAAACGGCGGAAGAGGTTATCTCGACACCCGACGGCCGCATTTGGGGAGTCAAGGCATTTCCCCTGAAGGATGAAAAGGGTACGGTGCACCAGGTCATCGAGCTGGCCAGCGACATCACCGAAAAGCTCAAGCTGCGCGAAGAGGCCAACCAATCCAGCCGACTGGCATCTCTGGGGGAATTGACGGCAGGAGTGGCCCATGAGATCAACAACCCCAACGCCCTCATCCTGCTCAACCTGCCCCTGCTGCAGGATGTCTTCGACGAATCCCTGCCCATTCTCGATACCCATTTCCGCACCAACCCCGATGGTGAACTCGCCGGCTTCCCCTACCACCGTATGCGTGAGGAGATCCCCCAGGTACTGGACGAAGTTCAGGGGGGCGCCCGCCGCATCAAGCGCATTGTCGAGGATCTCAAGGATTTCGTGCGTCGGGAACGCACCGACCGCCAGGAGAACTTTTTGCTCAATGAGGCGGTGCAGGCCGCCCTGCGTCTGGTCGCCAACCCCATCCACAAGGCCACCGATCATCTGGTGACGCACTACGGGGCAGACATGCCGCTGCTTCTTGGCAACATGCAGCGCATCGAGCAGGTTATCATCAACCTGGTGGTCAACGCCTGTCAGGCCCTGCCCGACCGCAGCCGTTCCATTACCATCCGGACCTCCTTCGACGCCCCGGCGTCCGAGGCGGTCCTCGAAGTGGCCGACCAGGGAGTGGGCATCGCCCCCGAGAATCTGCCCCGCCTCACGGAATCCTTCTTCACCACTCGCCGCGAAGAAGGGGGGACGGGGCTGGGCCTGTCCGTGTCGGCGCGTATCGTCCGGGAACACGGCGGCACCCTGTCTTTCGAATCGAACCCGGGAGAAGGGACGCGGGTCATTTTGCGGTTACCTGTTGCCCCAGAGGAGTAG
- a CDS encoding ABC transporter ATP-binding protein — protein MLSLRNVQTYYGNIQALHDVSIDIAEGEIVALIGANGAGKTTTLMSICGIVPPRRGEIYFKGAPINGMSPEKIVQLGICQVPEGRRIFPNMTVMENLEMGAFLRKDKEKAQRDLQIILELFPILAQRRHQLGGTLSGGEQQMLAISRALMARLSLLLLDEPSLGLAPLIIQQIFEIIRKVNKEYGTTVLLVEQNANQALKLADRGYVMENGRITLVDSAENLLNNDEVKKAYLGL, from the coding sequence ATGCTTAGCCTGCGCAACGTCCAGACCTACTACGGCAACATCCAGGCCCTGCACGATGTTTCCATCGACATCGCCGAAGGGGAGATCGTCGCTCTCATCGGCGCCAACGGCGCCGGCAAGACCACCACCCTCATGTCCATCTGCGGCATCGTGCCGCCGCGCCGGGGCGAAATTTATTTCAAGGGGGCGCCCATTAACGGCATGAGCCCGGAAAAAATCGTCCAGCTCGGCATCTGCCAGGTGCCGGAGGGACGCCGCATCTTCCCCAACATGACGGTCATGGAAAATCTGGAGATGGGCGCCTTTCTGCGCAAGGACAAGGAAAAGGCCCAGCGGGATCTGCAGATCATCCTCGAACTCTTCCCCATTCTCGCCCAGCGCCGCCATCAGCTCGGCGGCACCCTTTCCGGCGGCGAGCAGCAGATGCTGGCCATCTCCCGCGCCCTCATGGCCCGCCTCAGCCTGCTGCTTCTCGATGAACCTTCACTGGGACTGGCGCCCCTGATCATCCAGCAGATCTTTGAAATCATCCGCAAGGTCAACAAGGAATACGGCACCACGGTGCTGCTGGTGGAGCAAAACGCCAACCAGGCCCTCAAACTGGCTGACCGCGGCTATGTCATGGAAAACGGCCGGATTACCCTGGTCGACTCCGCCGAAAATTTGCTCAATAACGATGAAGTGAAAAAAGCCTACCTCGGCCTTTAG
- a CDS encoding ABC transporter ATP-binding protein: MDKLLEVSNLTMDFGGLRAIDGVDLQVCPGEIVALIGPNGAGKTTFFNCVTGIYKPSRGDVVIYPPKGPSRRINGLKPNRITTLGMARTFQNIRLFPAMTVLENVMIGCHCRTSTSILGAILRGKKTRQEEVDTIEKSYRLLQKVGLAPFANEFARNLPYGAMRRLEIARAMATDPFLLLLDEPAAGMNPQETRALDELIVRIRDEDGMAILLIEHDMKLVMNISDRITVMEYGKKIAEGAPQEIRHNPRVIEAYLGEEAHA; this comes from the coding sequence ATGGATAAACTGCTTGAAGTCAGCAATCTGACCATGGATTTCGGCGGCCTGCGTGCCATCGACGGGGTCGATCTGCAGGTGTGCCCGGGAGAGATTGTCGCCCTGATCGGTCCCAACGGCGCCGGCAAGACGACCTTCTTCAATTGCGTTACCGGCATCTACAAGCCGAGCCGGGGGGATGTTGTCATTTATCCGCCCAAAGGGCCAAGCCGCCGCATCAACGGTCTGAAGCCCAACCGGATAACCACCCTTGGCATGGCTCGCACCTTTCAGAACATCCGCCTCTTCCCGGCCATGACCGTGCTCGAAAACGTCATGATCGGCTGCCACTGCCGTACCAGCACCAGCATCCTCGGCGCCATCCTGCGCGGCAAAAAAACGCGGCAGGAAGAGGTCGACACCATCGAGAAGAGCTACCGCCTGCTGCAGAAGGTCGGCCTGGCCCCCTTCGCCAACGAATTTGCCCGCAATCTCCCCTACGGCGCCATGCGTCGCCTGGAGATCGCCCGGGCCATGGCCACCGATCCCTTTCTGCTGCTCCTCGACGAACCGGCGGCGGGGATGAATCCCCAGGAGACCCGGGCCCTCGACGAACTCATCGTGCGCATCCGCGACGAAGATGGCATGGCCATCCTGCTCATCGAGCACGACATGAAGCTGGTCATGAACATCTCCGACCGGATCACCGTCATGGAATACGGCAAGAAGATCGCCGAAGGCGCCCCCCAGGAGATCCGGCACAACCCCCGCGTCATCGAGGCCTATCTTGGAGAGGAAGCCCATGCTTAG
- a CDS encoding branched-chain amino acid ABC transporter permease encodes MLAHIKHSLGIALWFMFLTFPFVVVKVNTLKNLVEWRWFNVLWVGLGAFVLSFIWRWALARRAKRSKKMEMGEEEVRPGIGQRILEEAKIYRPLIGAVLAFAILFPWVFDVYQVNIMVLALIFVVLGLGLNITVGLAGLLDLGYVAFFAIGAYTYALLNTQFGLGFWICLPIGGLAGALLGTLLGFPILRLRGDYLAIVTLGFGSIAKIVIENWEVVTNGAKGIANIDRPGLFGLDMSIEGATIYTYYLMILLVLFTIFVVNRLKDSRIGRAWIALREDEIACVAMGIDMARTKLSAYALGAFWAGLVGVIFAARNTYINPNSFTFMESAIVLSIVVLGGMGSIVGVIVAALVLILMPEYLRAFADYRMLVFGAVMVLMMIFRPQGLVSNIRRKYEYRGLSAEPAGKGEHG; translated from the coding sequence ATGCTGGCACATATCAAACATTCTCTCGGCATCGCGCTCTGGTTCATGTTCCTCACCTTTCCCTTCGTGGTGGTGAAGGTCAACACCCTCAAGAACCTGGTGGAGTGGCGCTGGTTCAACGTCCTCTGGGTCGGCCTCGGCGCCTTTGTGCTTTCCTTCATCTGGCGCTGGGCCCTGGCGCGGCGGGCGAAACGTTCCAAAAAGATGGAGATGGGGGAAGAGGAGGTGCGGCCGGGGATCGGCCAGCGCATCCTGGAAGAGGCCAAGATCTACCGTCCCCTCATCGGAGCTGTCCTGGCTTTTGCGATCCTATTCCCCTGGGTCTTTGACGTCTACCAGGTCAACATCATGGTGCTGGCTCTGATCTTTGTCGTGCTGGGGCTGGGGCTCAACATCACGGTCGGGCTGGCCGGGCTGCTCGATCTGGGCTACGTCGCCTTCTTCGCCATCGGGGCCTATACCTACGCCCTGCTCAATACCCAGTTCGGCCTCGGCTTCTGGATCTGCCTTCCCATCGGCGGGCTGGCCGGAGCTCTGCTCGGCACCCTGCTAGGCTTCCCCATTCTGCGGTTGCGCGGTGACTATCTCGCGATCGTCACGCTCGGCTTCGGCTCCATCGCTAAAATCGTCATCGAGAACTGGGAAGTCGTTACCAACGGGGCCAAGGGGATCGCCAACATCGACCGGCCCGGTCTCTTCGGCCTGGACATGAGCATCGAAGGGGCGACCATCTATACCTATTACCTGATGATCCTGTTGGTGCTGTTCACCATCTTCGTCGTCAACCGTCTCAAGGATTCCCGCATCGGCCGGGCCTGGATCGCCCTGCGCGAGGACGAGATCGCCTGCGTGGCCATGGGCATCGACATGGCCCGCACCAAGCTGTCCGCCTACGCCCTCGGCGCCTTCTGGGCCGGCCTGGTGGGGGTCATCTTCGCCGCCCGCAACACCTACATCAATCCCAACAGCTTCACTTTCATGGAGTCGGCCATCGTGCTCTCCATCGTCGTCCTTGGCGGCATGGGCTCCATCGTCGGGGTGATCGTGGCGGCCCTGGTGCTGATCCTCATGCCCGAGTATCTGCGGGCCTTCGCCGACTATCGCATGCTGGTGTTTGGGGCGGTGATGGTGCTGATGATGATCTTCCGGCCCCAGGGGCTGGTCAGCAACATCCGCCGTAAGTATGAATATCGCGGTCTCTCCGCAGAACCCGCCGGCAAGGGGGAACATGGATAA
- a CDS encoding branched-chain amino acid ABC transporter permease LivH (LivHMGF is the membrane component of the LIV-I/LS branched-chain amino acid transporter), which produces MDYFLELFLSGLTRGSIYALIALGYTMVYGIIQLINFAHGEIYMIGAFVALIVSGVLTIYGFSGVSILILAALIAVIYAAAYGFTLERIAYRPLRNAPRLSPLISAIGMSLFLQNYVLLAQTPDFLPFPQLVPDFAFMEPIAHIMGSAELVILVTSALSMMGLTVLIKYTRIGKAMRATQQDLIMARLVGINVDRVISMTFIIGSVLAAIGGVLVGSYIGQINFYIGFMAGVKAFTAAVLGGIGNIPGAALGGLVLGLAEAFAAGYVSSAYEDVFAFGVLVLILILRPAGLLGKAVKQKV; this is translated from the coding sequence ATGGACTACTTTCTCGAACTCTTTCTGAGCGGCCTGACCCGGGGGAGCATCTATGCCCTCATCGCCCTGGGTTACACCATGGTGTACGGCATCATCCAGCTGATCAATTTCGCCCACGGCGAGATCTACATGATCGGCGCCTTCGTGGCCCTGATCGTCTCCGGCGTTTTGACCATCTATGGATTTTCCGGGGTGTCCATCCTCATCCTCGCGGCCCTGATCGCCGTCATCTACGCCGCTGCCTACGGCTTCACCCTCGAGCGCATCGCCTACCGGCCGCTGCGCAACGCCCCGCGGCTGTCGCCGCTGATCAGCGCCATCGGCATGTCGCTCTTTCTGCAGAACTATGTCCTGCTGGCTCAGACCCCCGACTTTCTCCCCTTTCCGCAGCTCGTCCCCGATTTCGCCTTTATGGAACCCATTGCCCACATCATGGGCTCGGCCGAACTGGTGATTCTGGTAACCAGCGCCCTGAGCATGATGGGGCTGACCGTGCTGATCAAGTACACGCGCATCGGCAAGGCGATGCGGGCGACCCAGCAGGATCTCATCATGGCCCGGCTGGTGGGGATCAACGTCGACCGCGTCATCTCCATGACCTTTATTATCGGCTCGGTGCTGGCGGCCATCGGTGGAGTGCTGGTGGGCTCCTACATCGGGCAGATCAACTTCTATATTGGCTTCATGGCCGGCGTCAAAGCCTTTACCGCGGCCGTGCTGGGCGGCATCGGCAACATCCCCGGCGCCGCCCTCGGCGGCCTGGTGCTGGGACTGGCGGAAGCTTTCGCCGCCGGCTACGTGTCGAGCGCCTACGAGGACGTCTTTGCCTTCGGCGTCCTCGTTCTGATCCTCATCCTGCGACCGGCCGGCCTGCTTGGCAAGGCCGTCAAGCAGAAGGTCTGA
- a CDS encoding branched-chain amino acid ABC transporter substrate-binding protein has translation MSFYRSRRVFSILCLCLFALTAPAWAADTFKIGVAGPHTGDLAPYGIPTMEAVQLVAEQVNAEGGVLGRQIELLLLDDQCKPEIATNVATRLVSQGAAVVIGHVCSGATKAALGIYKEANVIAISPSATTPTLTQSGEYPNFYRTIASDDMQGKLAAEFVTGKLGAKKVAIIHDKGDYGKGFADFAQQTIEQGGLAKVVMYEGITPGAMDYSAVVQKIRREGAEAVIFGGYHPEASKLVGQMKKKRVDTAFIGPDGIKGDGFLEIAGANAEGVYATGPMDVSRFPLNQAAREAYKAKYGKEPGTFYDQGYAAIQAALNAIKVVGGVDYAKLSDALKTSYVDTTLGKIRFDARGDAEGVGFSVYQVKDGTFLEVQ, from the coding sequence ATGAGCTTCTATCGTAGCAGACGCGTTTTTTCCATCCTCTGTCTTTGTCTCTTTGCCTTGACGGCTCCGGCCTGGGCAGCGGACACTTTCAAGATAGGCGTGGCCGGACCCCATACCGGTGATCTGGCGCCCTACGGCATCCCGACCATGGAGGCTGTCCAGCTGGTGGCTGAGCAGGTCAACGCCGAAGGTGGCGTACTGGGCCGCCAGATCGAGCTGCTGCTCCTCGATGACCAGTGCAAACCCGAAATCGCCACCAACGTCGCGACCCGGCTGGTGTCCCAGGGTGCCGCCGTCGTCATCGGCCACGTCTGCTCCGGGGCTACCAAGGCCGCTCTCGGCATCTATAAAGAAGCCAACGTCATCGCCATCTCCCCCTCCGCCACGACCCCGACCTTGACTCAGAGCGGGGAATATCCCAACTTCTACCGCACCATTGCCTCTGACGACATGCAGGGCAAGCTCGCGGCTGAGTTCGTCACCGGCAAACTCGGCGCCAAAAAGGTCGCCATCATTCATGACAAGGGGGATTACGGCAAGGGGTTCGCCGACTTCGCCCAGCAGACCATCGAGCAGGGTGGCCTGGCCAAAGTGGTGATGTACGAAGGGATCACCCCCGGTGCTATGGACTACTCGGCCGTCGTGCAGAAGATCCGCCGCGAAGGGGCGGAGGCGGTCATCTTCGGGGGCTATCACCCCGAGGCCTCCAAATTGGTGGGGCAGATGAAGAAGAAGCGTGTTGACACGGCCTTCATCGGGCCGGACGGCATCAAGGGGGATGGCTTCCTCGAAATCGCCGGCGCCAACGCCGAGGGCGTCTACGCCACCGGCCCCATGGATGTTTCCCGCTTCCCCCTCAACCAAGCAGCCCGTGAAGCCTACAAAGCCAAGTACGGCAAGGAGCCGGGTACCTTTTACGACCAGGGCTATGCCGCCATCCAGGCTGCTCTCAACGCCATCAAGGTGGTGGGCGGCGTCGACTACGCCAAGCTCTCGGACGCCCTCAAGACCTCCTATGTCGACACGACACTGGGCAAGATCCGCTTTGACGCCCGCGGTGACGCCGAAGGGGTCGGCTTCTCCGTCTATCAGGTCAAGGACGGCACCTTCCTCGAAGTTCAGTAA
- a CDS encoding transporter substrate-binding domain-containing protein: MKRLPLLLLPLLLLLALAPVSMADTLDDIKERGVLRVGMEPGYMPFELTNQKGEIIGFDPDVAKRMAKKLGVKLELVSTAWDGIIPSLMTGKFDIIMSGMTITDERAEVVDFANPYIIIGQTVLLRKDLAGEVTSYKTLNDPKYKIASKLGTTGEFAAKETFPDAQYFSYETEQEAVMEVVSGKIDAFIYDSPYNAVAFAEKGQGKLVFLDEPFTEERIGWAVRKGNPKMLEFLNAFLAEIKTDGTYDKIYTKWFKDDTWLKELQ; the protein is encoded by the coding sequence ATGAAACGATTGCCTTTGCTGCTGCTCCCCCTGCTGCTTCTGCTGGCCCTCGCACCGGTCTCGATGGCCGACACCCTTGACGACATCAAGGAGAGAGGCGTGCTGCGCGTTGGCATGGAGCCGGGCTACATGCCCTTTGAACTGACCAACCAGAAGGGGGAGATCATCGGCTTCGACCCCGATGTGGCCAAGCGTATGGCCAAAAAACTCGGCGTCAAACTTGAGTTGGTCAGCACGGCCTGGGACGGCATCATCCCCTCGCTGATGACCGGCAAGTTCGACATCATCATGAGCGGCATGACCATCACCGACGAGCGGGCCGAGGTGGTTGACTTTGCCAATCCTTACATCATCATCGGCCAGACGGTCCTGCTGCGCAAAGACCTCGCCGGTGAAGTGACTTCGTACAAGACCCTCAACGACCCCAAATACAAGATCGCCTCCAAACTGGGCACCACCGGTGAATTCGCCGCCAAGGAGACTTTTCCCGACGCCCAGTATTTCTCCTACGAGACCGAGCAGGAGGCCGTCATGGAGGTCGTCAGCGGCAAAATTGACGCCTTCATCTATGATTCGCCCTACAATGCCGTGGCCTTCGCTGAAAAGGGTCAGGGCAAGCTGGTCTTTCTCGACGAGCCTTTCACCGAAGAGCGCATCGGCTGGGCCGTACGCAAGGGCAACCCCAAGATGCTGGAATTTTTGAACGCCTTCCTGGCGGAAATCAAGACTGACGGCACCTATGACAAGATCTACACCAAGTGGTTCAAGGACGACACCTGGCTGAAGGAACTCCAGTAA